One stretch of Qipengyuania gelatinilytica DNA includes these proteins:
- a CDS encoding TM2 domain-containing protein — MDDNLRTQLQFESNKKSTGVSYLLWFFLGSFGAHRFYLGRTGTAVAQLLLLLLGWLPFFLGYVVLGIWVLVDAFLIPGMIREENQKLINQLDGGGRLTA; from the coding sequence TTGGACGACAATCTTCGCACCCAGCTTCAGTTCGAATCGAACAAGAAGTCGACGGGCGTTTCCTACCTGCTCTGGTTTTTCCTTGGCTCATTCGGAGCGCATCGTTTCTACCTCGGTCGCACCGGTACTGCCGTGGCGCAGCTTCTGCTGCTGTTGCTGGGGTGGCTGCCCTTTTTCCTCGGCTATGTGGTGCTGGGCATCTGGGTGCTTGTCGACGCGTTTCTCATTCCCGGCATGATCCGCGAAGAGAACCAGAAGCTGATCAACCAGCTCGACGGTGGCGGGCGACTGACGGCCTAA
- a CDS encoding glutaminase gives MDLDAIVSETYAELADERGSGTPASYIPALALVDPNKFGIALATRDGEVVCAGDADERFSIQSISKVFALALALEREGASLWDAVGREPSGNAFNSIVQLEREKGIPRNPFINSGAIVTTDRFIGDRSPDQAVEDLLVRLRRMGRDESITFDEEVARSESETGSRNRSLAWFLADFGRLLNPVEDVLSVYFRQCALAMSCRQLAESALFLAFDGTDPVTGQRMCSPSRARRINALMLLCGHYDNSGQFAFEVGFPGKSGVGGGILACVPGRAAIAVWSPGLNRAGTSLLGARALSQIALKTGWSVFSGQLPEI, from the coding sequence ATGGATCTCGACGCAATCGTTTCCGAGACTTACGCCGAACTGGCCGATGAACGCGGCAGCGGGACCCCTGCAAGCTACATCCCGGCACTGGCGCTGGTCGATCCGAACAAGTTCGGCATAGCGCTCGCCACGCGTGACGGGGAGGTGGTGTGCGCAGGTGATGCGGACGAGCGATTCTCGATCCAGTCGATCTCGAAGGTATTCGCGCTCGCGCTTGCACTGGAGAGGGAAGGGGCGTCCCTGTGGGATGCCGTGGGGCGCGAGCCTTCTGGCAATGCCTTCAACTCGATCGTCCAGCTGGAGCGCGAGAAGGGCATCCCGCGCAATCCCTTCATCAATTCCGGCGCGATCGTCACGACCGATCGCTTCATCGGCGACCGGTCGCCCGACCAGGCGGTGGAAGACTTGCTCGTCCGCCTGCGCCGGATGGGGCGCGACGAGAGCATTACTTTCGATGAGGAAGTGGCGCGAAGTGAAAGCGAAACGGGCTCGCGCAATCGCAGCCTCGCCTGGTTCCTGGCCGATTTCGGACGCCTGCTGAACCCGGTAGAAGACGTGTTGTCGGTCTACTTCCGGCAATGCGCGCTCGCGATGAGCTGCCGCCAGCTTGCCGAGAGCGCCCTGTTCCTTGCTTTCGACGGCACCGATCCTGTCACGGGCCAGCGCATGTGCAGCCCCAGCCGGGCGCGGCGGATCAATGCGCTAATGTTGCTGTGCGGTCATTACGACAATTCCGGCCAGTTCGCTTTCGAAGTGGGCTTTCCCGGCAAGTCGGGGGTGGGCGGCGGCATTCTGGCGTGCGTTCCGGGCAGGGCGGCGATCGCGGTGTGGTCCCCGGGCCTCAACCGCGCAGGTACAAGCCTGCTGGGGGCCAGGGCCCTGTCGCAGATCGCGCTGAAGACAGGCTGGTCGGTTTTCAGCGGACAACTTCCCGAAATCTAG
- a CDS encoding BCCT family transporter, with product MSSESDAPIAPPLVELPINTHDRGFYDGFSRAVTIPSKIIVSLLIMWAIFFPVSASETLSAANSTIISSFAGWYVYLVAVLVVVCFLLALWPSSGRLKIGADGDEPEFGRFSWFAMLFGAGIGIGMLTYSTGEPLAHFANNPDIIRGTIEPLSAEAIRPAYSYTFLHWGLAAWATYALVGLAIGYVAYRRGLPLTIRSGLAPLFGLKMSGIWGHVIDIVAVVATILGVAVTMGFGVEQFVAGLARLGLGDWLLDPDGSSSAAAVIVSLVVLVGASTISALSGVGRGIKWLSNLNMGLSFALLALFIVVGSGLLGFELLGVGLWDYTRTIVPNSLTLFDGAGPNGPALVQWQLDWSVFYWAWWIAFAPFVGMFIARISRGRSIREYVLGVILVPSLMCFTWMTIVGGTAIDLELSGVAGGSIVGAGISDQLFATLAVLLSPGVASVVSGLVVLLLMTYLITSADSAILIVNTINGAGDTSGQRRRHIVFWGAALAFVVGSMLILGGIDAIRITMIIGALPFSVVVALMAISIVKAIVYDLRRKKHGVPTTAAGCADLAATK from the coding sequence ATGTCTTCCGAAAGTGATGCACCCATCGCCCCGCCTCTGGTGGAGCTTCCGATCAACACACACGATCGCGGTTTCTACGACGGCTTCAGCCGCGCAGTGACGATCCCGTCCAAGATCATCGTGTCACTGCTGATCATGTGGGCGATCTTCTTTCCCGTCAGCGCAAGCGAAACGCTGAGCGCGGCGAATTCGACGATCATCTCGAGTTTCGCGGGTTGGTATGTCTACCTCGTGGCCGTGCTGGTGGTCGTATGTTTCCTGCTCGCACTATGGCCTTCGTCCGGTCGCCTCAAGATCGGCGCCGACGGCGACGAGCCCGAATTCGGCCGGTTCAGCTGGTTCGCCATGCTGTTTGGAGCAGGCATCGGCATCGGCATGCTGACCTATTCGACGGGCGAGCCGCTGGCGCATTTCGCCAATAACCCTGACATCATTCGCGGAACCATCGAACCGCTCTCTGCCGAAGCCATACGTCCTGCCTATTCCTATACCTTCCTGCACTGGGGCCTCGCCGCATGGGCGACCTATGCGCTCGTCGGGCTTGCCATCGGCTACGTCGCCTACCGCCGCGGCCTGCCGCTGACGATCCGTTCCGGCCTGGCGCCGCTGTTCGGCCTGAAAATGTCCGGTATCTGGGGTCACGTCATCGACATCGTGGCGGTGGTCGCGACGATCTTGGGCGTGGCAGTCACCATGGGCTTCGGGGTCGAGCAGTTCGTGGCCGGCCTCGCCCGCCTCGGCCTTGGCGACTGGTTGCTCGATCCGGATGGGTCGTCCTCGGCCGCCGCGGTCATCGTTTCGCTGGTCGTGCTGGTCGGCGCCTCGACCATCAGCGCGCTTTCGGGTGTCGGACGCGGGATCAAGTGGCTGTCCAACCTCAACATGGGGCTTTCCTTCGCCCTGCTCGCCCTGTTTATCGTCGTGGGATCGGGCCTGCTCGGCTTCGAACTCCTCGGCGTCGGCCTGTGGGATTACACGCGCACGATCGTGCCCAATTCGCTGACCCTGTTCGACGGAGCAGGCCCGAATGGACCGGCACTCGTCCAGTGGCAGCTCGACTGGTCGGTTTTCTATTGGGCATGGTGGATCGCCTTCGCCCCCTTCGTGGGCATGTTCATTGCCCGCATTTCACGCGGCCGCAGCATTCGCGAATATGTGCTGGGAGTGATCCTCGTGCCATCGCTGATGTGCTTCACCTGGATGACCATCGTCGGCGGGACCGCGATCGACCTCGAACTGAGCGGCGTGGCTGGCGGAAGCATCGTCGGCGCCGGGATTTCGGACCAGCTCTTCGCCACGCTCGCGGTACTCCTGTCGCCCGGCGTGGCTTCGGTAGTCTCGGGCCTCGTGGTGCTGCTGCTGATGACCTACCTGATCACCTCGGCCGACAGCGCCATCCTGATCGTGAACACGATCAACGGAGCGGGCGACACTAGCGGCCAGCGTCGCCGACACATCGTCTTCTGGGGTGCCGCCCTCGCCTTCGTCGTGGGCTCGATGCTGATCCTTGGCGGGATCGATGCGATCCGGATCACCATGATCATCGGCGCGCTTCCCTTCTCCGTTGTCGTCGCCCTGATGGCGATTTCGATCGTGAAGGCGATTGTCTACGACCTGCGGCGCAAGAAGCACGGCGTGCCGACTACTGCGGCCGGCTGCGCCGACCTTGCCGCCACGAAGTAG
- a CDS encoding TonB-dependent receptor, with protein MKKIISGASVSALAIAVASPALAQETTGAQPEAQPRTGGVQTIVVTAQKRSEDLQDVPVSVAAIGAEELDELAVDTFEDYLDQLPTVTAGGSGPGQSTIYIRGLASTTPNLTTAGVAGLAPNVALYLDEQPLAQPGRNLDVYAADMERIEVLSGPQGTLFGASSQAGVVRLITAKPDLSGFDMSADAGLSFTKGGEMSYKGEVMVNLPVTNTIALRGVAYYDHQGGYIDNIAGTRDLSESARFRPAGTVRSNGVPVNALRGGFQAGADLSNVTFLEADNAALVEDDFNDTSYAGFRATALWEVTPDWTVTVAHSRQEVESDGVFFADPELDGLDDLEIQRFEEDKLEDEFSNTAWTLEGRLGMLDLVYTGAFTDRTTDQRVDYTDYLFVGQYLPYYICDGSVTYPGAAAPSGTCQAPNLYVTSFSETEVFTNEFRFSTPDDNWIRTTGGVFFSDLELKERNDFAYPGNVIAQPFGAFAPNFPQAGYTSLDGPFPAETIFRNDIRRTDKQFGIFGETSIDIIPDLLTITGGIRYYNIRVDFEGSANGSFCNSGAAEDANAFGTDLNDLYDGDGSFTFIGSCSAALRQTFTINDSFADIRAAGLSVSQARAVFNAVRAPDEAKAEGVIYKGTLTLTPTPDLLFYATYSEGFRPGLLNRPGGATNGAGFVVPFELDTDEVKNYEFGWKTELLDGQMRFNGSAFYVDISRLQTTIFDPSITNLFFSANAANAEIRGVEADFTVAPYSMPGLTVTGAFSILDTEITEVLIPTSDVIVGNELAFAPSFQGNLRARYEWSLSNDWEAFIQPQVTHSASKFTDVIEINKLELDSYTVFDLAAGVKGEQWSVELFGDNLFDERAQISGNYVNDRARIATNRPLTVGLRVGFDY; from the coding sequence ATGAAGAAAATCATAAGCGGCGCGTCCGTTAGCGCGCTCGCCATCGCAGTCGCATCGCCTGCGCTCGCGCAGGAAACCACGGGAGCACAACCTGAAGCACAGCCGCGCACAGGCGGGGTCCAGACCATCGTCGTGACCGCGCAGAAGCGCAGCGAAGACCTGCAGGATGTGCCCGTTTCCGTCGCCGCCATCGGCGCCGAGGAACTGGACGAGCTCGCAGTCGACACTTTCGAGGATTATCTCGACCAGCTGCCCACCGTCACCGCAGGCGGCAGCGGCCCGGGCCAGAGCACGATCTACATTCGAGGCCTCGCCTCGACGACGCCGAACCTGACGACTGCCGGTGTTGCCGGCCTCGCACCCAACGTGGCGCTCTATCTCGACGAACAGCCGCTCGCACAGCCGGGTCGTAACCTCGACGTCTACGCCGCCGACATGGAGCGTATCGAAGTTCTCTCGGGTCCGCAGGGCACGCTCTTCGGTGCAAGCTCGCAGGCAGGTGTCGTCCGCCTCATCACCGCCAAGCCCGACCTGTCGGGCTTCGACATGAGCGCCGATGCCGGCCTCTCGTTCACCAAGGGTGGCGAGATGAGCTACAAGGGCGAGGTCATGGTCAACCTGCCGGTGACCAACACGATCGCACTGCGCGGCGTTGCCTATTACGATCACCAGGGCGGCTATATCGACAATATCGCCGGTACGCGCGACCTCAGCGAAAGCGCCCGCTTCCGTCCGGCCGGTACGGTCCGTTCGAACGGCGTTCCCGTGAACGCACTGCGCGGCGGCTTCCAGGCCGGTGCCGACCTGTCGAACGTGACCTTCCTCGAAGCCGACAATGCGGCACTGGTCGAAGATGATTTCAACGACACCAGCTATGCCGGTTTCCGCGCCACCGCGCTGTGGGAAGTCACCCCCGACTGGACCGTGACCGTGGCCCACAGCCGCCAGGAAGTCGAAAGCGATGGCGTCTTCTTCGCCGATCCAGAACTCGACGGCCTGGACGATCTGGAAATCCAGCGCTTCGAAGAAGACAAGCTGGAAGACGAATTCTCGAACACCGCCTGGACCCTCGAGGGCCGCCTCGGCATGCTCGACCTGGTCTATACCGGCGCGTTCACCGACCGTACGACCGACCAGCGCGTCGACTACACCGATTACCTGTTCGTCGGTCAGTACCTGCCGTATTACATCTGTGACGGCTCGGTGACCTATCCCGGCGCAGCGGCCCCCAGCGGGACCTGTCAGGCACCCAACCTCTACGTCACCTCGTTCAGCGAAACGGAAGTCTTCACCAACGAATTCCGCTTCAGCACGCCGGACGACAACTGGATCCGCACCACGGGCGGTGTGTTCTTCTCCGACCTGGAACTGAAGGAACGCAACGACTTCGCCTATCCCGGCAACGTCATCGCGCAGCCCTTCGGCGCTTTCGCACCGAACTTCCCGCAGGCGGGCTATACCTCGCTCGACGGCCCGTTCCCGGCAGAGACGATCTTCCGGAACGACATCCGCCGTACCGACAAGCAGTTCGGCATCTTCGGTGAAACCAGCATCGACATCATTCCGGACCTGCTGACCATCACCGGCGGCATCCGTTACTACAACATCCGCGTCGACTTCGAAGGCAGCGCCAACGGTAGCTTCTGCAACAGCGGTGCCGCCGAGGACGCCAACGCCTTCGGCACCGACCTCAACGACCTGTATGACGGCGACGGTTCGTTCACCTTCATCGGCTCGTGCAGTGCGGCCCTGCGCCAGACCTTCACGATCAACGACAGCTTTGCCGACATTCGCGCAGCGGGTCTCAGCGTTTCGCAGGCCCGCGCGGTGTTCAACGCCGTTCGCGCCCCGGACGAAGCGAAGGCCGAAGGCGTGATCTACAAGGGCACGCTGACGCTCACGCCGACGCCGGACCTGCTGTTCTACGCGACCTATTCGGAAGGCTTCCGCCCCGGACTGCTAAACCGTCCGGGCGGTGCCACCAATGGCGCGGGCTTCGTGGTTCCCTTCGAACTCGATACCGACGAAGTGAAGAACTACGAATTCGGCTGGAAGACCGAGCTGCTAGACGGCCAGATGCGCTTCAACGGCAGCGCGTTCTACGTCGACATCAGCCGCCTCCAGACGACGATCTTCGACCCGTCGATCACGAACCTCTTCTTCTCGGCGAATGCTGCGAACGCAGAAATTCGGGGAGTGGAAGCAGACTTTACCGTGGCGCCCTATTCGATGCCGGGGCTGACTGTGACGGGTGCCTTCTCGATCCTCGACACCGAGATCACCGAAGTGCTCATCCCGACGAGCGATGTGATCGTGGGTAACGAACTTGCCTTCGCACCGTCCTTCCAGGGCAATCTGCGCGCCCGGTACGAATGGTCGCTGTCGAACGACTGGGAAGCCTTCATCCAGCCGCAGGTGACGCATTCGGCTTCGAAGTTCACCGACGTGATCGAGATCAACAAGCTCGAGCTCGACAGCTACACGGTCTTCGACCTGGCAGCGGGCGTTAAGGGCGAACAGTGGAGCGTCGAACTGTTCGGCGACAACCTGTTCGACGAACGCGCCCAGATCTCGGGCAACTATGTCAACGACCGTGCGCGTATTGCGACCAACCGTCCGCTGACGGTCGGCCTGCGCGTCGGCTTCGACTACTAA